Proteins from a genomic interval of Trifolium pratense cultivar HEN17-A07 linkage group LG6, ARS_RC_1.1, whole genome shotgun sequence:
- the LOC123892080 gene encoding probable methyltransferase At1g27930, which produces MWDSFNPLGVTLFLEEDPKWAMSSLKRFPILRAHTVFYNTRLNEAKTLLSSYKKDCGAVSTDDHPLKDDHRCRLALGKLPEEVYDRDWDVIMIDAPRGYFPSAPGRMAVIYSAAVMARGRKKAGVTHVFVHDVDREVEKLYAKEFLCMKYRVGGIRKLWHFVIPPAANVTDTANGFC; this is translated from the coding sequence ATGTGGGATTCGTTTAATCCACTTGGTGTCACGCTATTTCTCGAAGAAGATCCTAAGTGGGCAATGTCTTCCCTCAAACGCTTTCCTATCCTACGCGCGCACACAGTGTTTTATAACACGCGCCTCAATGAGGCGAAAACACTCTTATCTTCCTACAAGAAAGATTGTGGGGCAGTCAGCACGGATGATCACCCACTCAAAGATGATCATCGGTGTAGGCTGGCATTGGGAAAGTTGCCAGAGGAAGTGTATGATCGAGATTGGGATGTGATTATGATCGATGCGCCAAGGGGATACTTTCCGTCAGCTCCAGGGAGGATGGCAGTTATATATTCCGCAGCAGTGATGGCGCGTGGGAGAAAAAAAGCCGGAGTGACACACGTGTTTGTTCATGATGTGGATAGGGAAGTTGAGAAACTCTATGCTAAGGAATTTTTGTGCATGAAATATAGAGTTGGTGGTATTAGGAAACTTTGGCACTTTGTTATTCCACCAGCTGCTAATGTTACTGATACTGCAAATGGATTTTGCTAA